The nucleotide window GACTCGACCTCTTGGAATTTTCATCAAAAGGGCATAACATTGTTCGTTAAAGCTTAAGTCATTGTTTTTAATCTTTTTTGTGATCATGATTGTTACCAGGCCTGTTAGGTTTTATTTATTTTACGAAAAAATTACAAAAAACTCTTTAAAACGGCTTGCAATAATCGCTCAGACCTCTATAATACGCCACATCAAAACATGGTGGACTGGCTGAGCGGTTGAAGGCGGCGGTCTTGAAAACCGTTGTAGGTTTGTAGCCTACCTGGGGTTCGAATCCCTAGTCCACCGCCATATTTTGAAAACCCCGTATTGGAATTGACTGATACGGGGTTTTTTTATGTCTATCAAAATCGAAATTTACTATCGTGTTTTTTGCATCGAACTTAGTAAAGGCCATAGCGTTTCAACTTCACAAGCACTTATCAGGCTTAACAGACCTTTATTTTCCTTGAACCATCTCTTTATTAAGACATTCTGACAATAAGGTGTTTGGTCTTTTAATTTTTGTTTGCCAGTATAGAATAATGTGCATTCTGTCAGTTCATTGTAAGCTGGTAAAATGTCGAGTGTTTTATATGCTGATTTTTATAAGTAAGGGTTTGTTTTGTTAAATTTTAAAGCGATGAAAGCGATTCAGCCAACGGCTAAACAAAAGCCCGAACTCAAATATTCGATAGGCTTATTGAGTTTTTTAACACTGCTGTGGAGTGTAACGCTTAGTTGGTTTTACGTTAAATTAGAAATAAATTTTGCGTTATTGCCTGTCGCCGTTTGGTTAGGTCTGATGTTGTTAACCTTGTTGTTTTGTTACGTTTTGTTGCATTACCAAAACTTTAGATTGCAAACCAATACCCAAACGTTCAATGTGTTCTGGTTGGCGCTGTTAGGCTGGATCATGATGTTGAATGCGGGTTTATTGTATGAAACGGGGGGTACGATTAATCCGTTAATGCACTTGTTACTGTTACCATTGGCATTGGGAATGCTGATTTTATCAACGCCTTTCTTTATGTTGTTAGCACTGTTTTCAGCCGGGTTTTACGTTATTTTAAGTTTTTATTACGTGCCCATCATGACCTTGAAAGTGACCAGTTTACAGGCTTTTTTTGCTTGGCATTTGCATGGTTCAATGCTGGTGTTCATGTTGTTGGTGTTGCTACTTGCCACCTTGATTTTGCCATTGAAAAAACGCTTGGAAGCGCAGCGAGCCGCATTAGAGTCGCAACGTAATGCGGCTCTCCAAAATGAGTATTTATTGTCTATCGCGAGTATTGCTTCGGCATCGGCACATCAATTAAGTACCCCGCTCAATACCTTAACGTTATTAGAACCATTGATTCGTAAAGAGGTAAGCAGTGAATTGGGGCAAAGTTATTTACAAACCTTTTCTGAGCAAATCCAGGTTTGTAATCAGGCTTTACAGGGGTTACGTAGAC belongs to Thiomicrorhabdus immobilis and includes:
- a CDS encoding sensor histidine kinase, with protein sequence MLNFKAMKAIQPTAKQKPELKYSIGLLSFLTLLWSVTLSWFYVKLEINFALLPVAVWLGLMLLTLLFCYVLLHYQNFRLQTNTQTFNVFWLALLGWIMMLNAGLLYETGGTINPLMHLLLLPLALGMLILSTPFFMLLALFSAGFYVILSFYYVPIMTLKVTSLQAFFAWHLHGSMLVFMLLVLLLATLILPLKKRLEAQRAALESQRNAALQNEYLLSIASIASASAHQLSTPLNTLTLLEPLIRKEVSSELGQSYLQTFSEQIQVCNQALQGLRRRANYSPKNAQHNLDEGIDCQQLLADLRQEFALIHPKSVLQIQSLVADSNGDGQNPPLIDASISAPRNMVLKVDESFKLAIMNLLDNAARYSPDYVSIKFELTAAGLFIMVEDEGGGMPETDIKTLGEQPLDDYYGIGMGGFLTRMIVERFAGKLTFTNIQTSSSKGLRACLFLPMNVIRMQEDVSSDT